The window GCGGCCGATCGTCCCACGGGAGTCCTCGCCCCAGACCCGCAGGAGCTCGAGATTCATCTCGTCGCGGGTCATCGCGTCGAGGGCGCCGAAGGGCTCGTCCATCAAGAGCAGGGGCGGATCGAGCAGCAAGGCCCGGCAGAGGGAGGCCCGCTGCTGCATGCCGCCGGACAGCTCGCGCGGCAGCTTGGCCTCGAAGCCCCCGAGCCCGACCAGCCGCAGCAGATCGCGCGCGCGGTCGCGGTAGCGCCTCGGCTCGAGGCCGGCCAGCTCGGCGGGCAGCAATACGTTGTCGAGGACGGAGCGCCACTTGAGCAGGACGGGCGCCTGGAAGACCATGCCGACTTCCGCGACGGGCCGCGTCACCGGGCGGCCGTCCACCGTCACGTCGCCGCGAGTGGCGGGCCTCAGCCCGGCCACGATGCGCAGCAGGG is drawn from Candidatus Methylomirabilota bacterium and contains these coding sequences:
- a CDS encoding ABC transporter ATP-binding protein, giving the protein MTYEPQSGPVEALRDISFGVRRGEFVALVGPSGCGKSTLLRIVAGLRPATRGDVTVDGRPVTRPVAEVGMVFQAPVLLKWRSVLDNVLLPAELAGLEPRRYRDRARDLLRLVGLGGFEAKLPRELSGGMQQRASLCRALLLDPPLLLMDEPFGALDAMTRDEMNLELLRVWGEDSRGTIGRDSKTILFVTHSIPEAVFLADRVVVMSPRPGRVARICPVHLPRPRTVEARASADFGRLALEIYDLLVARPA